A window of Mycolicibacterium fluoranthenivorans contains these coding sequences:
- a CDS encoding class I SAM-dependent methyltransferase: protein MSSLRTDDDTWDIATSVGTTAVMVAAARAAETDRDDPLISDPYAKILVGGTEAGVWNFMLDKEFVAKAAEIDAEAAAIFTHMGSYQAVRTKFFDEFFASAVDAGVRQVVILASGLDARAYRLDWPAGTTVFEIDQPKVLEYKAAVLAEHGVRPSATLHQVPVDLRHDWPGALTRAGFDVGAPTAWLAEGLLMYLPADAQDRLFGQITELSAPGSRIAVETAPRQAQERREEMRARFDAIREKFGMGESIDVGELMYNDPDRADVAVWLAEHGWDSTAVTSADEMRRLGRWALPGGPDTPGDDAFSYFVTAVRR, encoded by the coding sequence ATGAGTTCTCTGCGCACCGACGACGACACCTGGGACATCGCCACCAGCGTCGGAACCACTGCCGTCATGGTGGCCGCTGCCCGCGCGGCCGAAACCGACCGGGATGATCCCCTGATCAGTGATCCGTACGCCAAGATTCTGGTCGGCGGCACCGAGGCCGGGGTGTGGAACTTCATGCTGGACAAGGAGTTCGTCGCCAAGGCGGCCGAGATCGATGCCGAGGCTGCGGCGATCTTCACCCATATGGGCAGCTACCAGGCGGTGCGGACGAAATTCTTCGACGAGTTCTTCGCCTCCGCCGTCGATGCGGGCGTCCGGCAGGTCGTGATCCTGGCTTCCGGGCTGGACGCGCGGGCCTATCGGCTGGACTGGCCGGCAGGCACCACCGTCTTCGAGATCGACCAGCCCAAGGTGCTCGAATACAAGGCCGCGGTGCTCGCCGAACACGGCGTCCGACCGTCCGCGACGCTGCATCAGGTGCCGGTCGACCTTCGGCACGACTGGCCCGGCGCGCTCACCCGCGCAGGATTCGACGTCGGCGCGCCGACCGCGTGGCTGGCCGAGGGGCTGTTGATGTATCTGCCCGCCGACGCGCAGGACCGGCTGTTCGGCCAGATCACCGAGCTGAGTGCGCCGGGCAGCCGGATCGCCGTCGAGACTGCGCCCCGTCAGGCCCAGGAGCGTCGCGAGGAGATGCGAGCCCGGTTCGACGCCATCCGGGAGAAATTCGGGATGGGCGAGAGCATCGATGTGGGTGAGCTGATGTACAACGACCCGGACCGAGCGGATGTCGCCGTCTGGCTGGCCGAGCACGGCTGGGACAGCACAGCGGTCACCTCGGCCGACGAGATGCGCAGGCTGGGCCGTTGGGCGCTGCCCGGCGGCCCCGACACCCCCGGGGATGACGCGTTCTCCTACTTCGTGACCGCGGTCCGCCGGTAA
- a CDS encoding aldehyde dehydrogenase family protein, whose amino-acid sequence MTTTDATPATTPVAAPDIPAIVADVRAAFATGRTRDLRWRKQQLLALQRLVVDNELAIAAALDEDLGRKPFEAWLADVASVAAEAGDAAKNVAKWARRKYRRLEISQLPGRGWIEYEPFGTVLVIGAWNFPFALTLGPAVGAIAAGNAVVLKPSELAPASSALMAELVPRYLDPRAVVVVEGDGAVSQELIDQGFDKLCFTGGTEIGRKVYQSAAAHLTPVTLELGGKSPVIVAADADVEVAAKRIAWTKLINSGQICIAPDYVLADASIRDELVDRITQAVTAFEADAVGGKRIVNRRHFDRLAGALAVTTGEVVIGGGSDAEALEIDATVVLDPALDEPLMTDEIFGPILPIITVQNLSEAIDFVNARPKPLAAYLFSGSKDTRERVIRDVPAGGMVVNHLIFHFATTRLPFGGVGPSGIGAYHGRFGFEEFSHRKSVLTKPTRPDLAKMIYPPYTEKAWKLARKIF is encoded by the coding sequence GTGACCACGACCGATGCGACCCCAGCGACCACCCCGGTCGCGGCTCCCGATATCCCGGCGATCGTCGCCGATGTCCGCGCGGCCTTCGCCACCGGCCGCACCCGCGACCTGCGGTGGCGCAAGCAGCAGCTGCTGGCCCTGCAGCGACTCGTGGTCGACAACGAGTTGGCGATCGCCGCCGCCCTCGACGAGGACCTCGGCCGCAAGCCGTTCGAGGCGTGGCTCGCCGATGTCGCCAGCGTGGCCGCCGAGGCCGGTGACGCCGCCAAAAACGTGGCGAAGTGGGCCCGCCGCAAGTATCGGCGCCTGGAGATCTCGCAGCTGCCGGGCCGCGGCTGGATCGAATACGAGCCGTTCGGCACGGTGTTGGTCATCGGTGCCTGGAACTTTCCGTTCGCGCTGACCCTCGGACCGGCGGTGGGCGCGATCGCCGCGGGCAACGCCGTCGTGCTCAAACCGTCCGAGTTGGCGCCGGCCTCGTCGGCGCTGATGGCTGAACTGGTGCCGCGCTATCTGGATCCGCGCGCGGTCGTGGTCGTCGAGGGCGACGGTGCGGTCAGCCAGGAACTCATCGACCAGGGCTTCGACAAGCTGTGCTTCACCGGCGGTACCGAGATCGGGCGCAAGGTCTACCAGAGTGCGGCCGCCCATCTGACGCCGGTGACGCTGGAACTCGGTGGCAAGAGCCCGGTGATCGTCGCCGCCGACGCGGATGTCGAGGTGGCCGCCAAGCGCATCGCCTGGACCAAACTCATCAACTCCGGCCAGATCTGCATCGCTCCCGATTACGTGCTGGCCGACGCCAGCATCCGCGACGAACTCGTCGACCGGATCACACAGGCCGTGACGGCGTTCGAAGCCGACGCTGTAGGCGGCAAGCGGATCGTGAACCGGCGCCACTTCGATCGACTGGCCGGGGCGCTCGCCGTCACGACCGGTGAGGTGGTGATCGGCGGCGGATCCGATGCCGAGGCCCTCGAGATCGACGCGACCGTCGTGCTCGACCCCGCGCTCGACGAACCGCTGATGACCGACGAGATCTTCGGCCCCATCCTGCCCATCATCACCGTACAAAACCTCTCTGAGGCAATCGATTTCGTCAACGCCCGGCCGAAGCCGCTGGCGGCCTATCTGTTCAGCGGGTCGAAGGACACCCGGGAGCGGGTGATCCGGGACGTGCCGGCCGGCGGCATGGTGGTCAACCACCTGATCTTCCACTTCGCCACCACGCGGCTGCCGTTCGGCGGTGTCGGGCCCTCGGGCATCGGCGCCTATCACGGGCGCTTCGGATTCGAGGAGTTCAGCCACCGAAAGTCGGTGCTGACCAAGCCGACCCGGCCGGACCTGGCCAAGATGATCTATCCGCCCTACACCGAGAAGGCATGGAAACTGGCCCGCAAGATCTTCTGA
- a CDS encoding SDR family oxidoreductase, whose protein sequence is MPGVQDRVVVVTGAGGGLGREYALTLAREGASVVVNDLGGARDGSGAGHNMADQVVEEIKAAGGRAVANYDSVAESAGAENIIKTAIDEFGKIDGVVSNAGILRDGTFHKMTFEQWDAVLKVHLYGGYNVIRAAWPHFREQSFGRVVVATSTSGLFGNFGQANYGAAKLGLVGLINTLAQEGAKYNIKTNAVAPIAATRMTQDILPPEVFEKLTPEYVAPVVAYLMTEELPDTDSVFIVGGGKVQRTALFQNDGVTFTQVPSVDEIAAKWGEITDMSAAQAASFKLG, encoded by the coding sequence ATGCCCGGAGTGCAGGATCGCGTCGTCGTCGTCACCGGTGCCGGTGGTGGACTGGGCCGTGAATACGCCCTGACGCTGGCCCGTGAAGGGGCCAGCGTCGTCGTCAACGACCTCGGCGGTGCCCGTGACGGGTCCGGTGCCGGACACAACATGGCCGACCAGGTCGTCGAGGAGATCAAGGCCGCCGGTGGTCGTGCCGTCGCCAACTACGACAGCGTCGCCGAGTCCGCGGGTGCGGAGAACATCATCAAGACCGCCATCGACGAGTTCGGCAAGATCGACGGTGTGGTGAGCAATGCCGGCATCCTGCGTGACGGCACCTTCCACAAGATGACCTTCGAGCAGTGGGACGCCGTGCTGAAGGTACATCTGTACGGCGGTTACAACGTGATCCGCGCCGCGTGGCCGCATTTCCGCGAGCAGAGCTTCGGCCGGGTGGTGGTGGCCACCTCCACCAGCGGTCTGTTCGGCAACTTCGGACAGGCCAACTACGGTGCCGCCAAGCTCGGCCTGGTCGGGCTGATCAACACGTTGGCGCAGGAGGGTGCGAAGTACAACATCAAGACCAATGCCGTCGCGCCGATCGCGGCCACCCGGATGACCCAGGACATCCTGCCGCCCGAGGTCTTCGAGAAGCTGACCCCCGAGTACGTGGCGCCGGTGGTGGCCTACCTGATGACCGAGGAACTGCCCGACACCGATTCGGTGTTCATCGTCGGTGGTGGCAAAGTGCAGCGCACCGCGCTGTTCCAGAACGACGGCGTCACCTTCACCCAGGTGCCCTCGGTCGACGAGATCGCGGCCAAGTGGGGCGAGATCACCGATATGTCTGCCGCGCAGGCGGCGAGCTTCAAGCTCGGATGA
- a CDS encoding NADPH:quinone oxidoreductase family protein, with protein MKALVAQSLTGTEGLAYTDVDDPVSPDAVIIDVGAAGVCFPDLLLLRGEYQLRLEPPFTPGMEVAGTVRSAPVESGFTAGQRVSAFTMLGGYAEQVAVAPSSVVPTPEGIDDASAAALLGNYYTMYFALARRAALRAGETVLVLGSAGGIGVASIQIAKALGARVVALVHRPDALDFVSGVGADVALPLTDGWRQAVLEATGGRGVDVVVDPVGGDAFDDAIRVLAPEGRLLVIGFAAGQGIPTVKVNRLLLRNASVVGVGWGEFVRQSPGAQAEVGAGLAQLVAAGLRPPAPVSYPLADGAAGLQALADGKIRGKLVLVP; from the coding sequence ATGAAAGCCCTTGTCGCACAATCCCTGACCGGTACCGAGGGGCTTGCCTACACCGATGTCGACGATCCCGTATCCCCGGATGCGGTGATCATCGACGTCGGCGCGGCCGGCGTCTGCTTCCCGGACCTGCTGCTGTTGCGCGGTGAATACCAGCTGAGGTTGGAACCCCCGTTCACCCCGGGGATGGAGGTGGCCGGAACCGTGCGTTCGGCTCCTGTCGAATCGGGATTTACTGCTGGGCAGCGTGTTTCGGCATTCACCATGCTGGGTGGTTACGCGGAGCAGGTGGCGGTGGCGCCATCGAGTGTGGTGCCGACTCCCGAGGGCATCGACGACGCGTCGGCGGCGGCTCTGCTGGGCAACTACTACACGATGTACTTCGCCCTGGCGCGCCGCGCGGCATTGCGGGCCGGGGAGACGGTGTTGGTCCTCGGTTCGGCCGGCGGTATCGGCGTGGCGAGTATCCAGATCGCCAAGGCGTTGGGGGCGCGGGTGGTGGCGTTGGTGCACCGGCCCGACGCCCTGGACTTCGTGTCCGGCGTGGGTGCCGACGTGGCCCTGCCGTTGACCGACGGCTGGCGCCAGGCGGTACTGGAGGCGACCGGCGGCCGCGGTGTGGATGTGGTGGTGGACCCGGTCGGCGGTGATGCGTTCGATGACGCCATCCGGGTGCTGGCCCCCGAGGGCCGGCTGTTGGTCATCGGATTTGCTGCCGGACAAGGTATTCCGACGGTCAAGGTGAACCGGCTGCTGCTGCGCAATGCCAGCGTGGTCGGCGTCGGGTGGGGCGAGTTCGTCCGGCAGTCCCCGGGCGCGCAGGCCGAGGTGGGTGCCGGTCTGGCGCAACTGGTGGCGGCGGGCTTGCGCCCGCCCGCACCGGTGAGCTACCCGTTGGCCGACGGGGCGGCGGGTCTGCAGGCGCTGGCCGACGGCAAGATCCGGGGCAAGCTCGTCCTCGTTCCGTAG
- a CDS encoding DUF456 domain-containing protein, translated as MSTLGVVLVAVVIAIGLAGIVIPILPGGLLVFAAILVWALVEQTAVGWVTLGVAAACFVAAEVIKYTWPVRRMRAAEVGTRSLVAGGVLGVIGFFVVPVLGLVLGFVLGVYLAELAKRRDQRRAWASTVHAVKGVALSVGVEFTGALLATIAWAVAVLAW; from the coding sequence GTGAGCACCCTCGGCGTCGTCCTGGTGGCCGTGGTCATCGCCATCGGCCTGGCCGGCATCGTGATACCGATCCTGCCCGGCGGGCTGTTGGTCTTCGCCGCGATCCTGGTCTGGGCGCTGGTCGAGCAGACCGCCGTGGGCTGGGTGACCCTCGGGGTCGCCGCGGCGTGCTTCGTCGCCGCCGAGGTGATCAAGTACACGTGGCCGGTGCGCCGGATGCGGGCCGCCGAGGTCGGCACCCGGAGCCTGGTGGCCGGCGGGGTGCTCGGTGTCATCGGGTTCTTCGTGGTGCCCGTGCTGGGCCTGGTTCTCGGTTTCGTCCTAGGGGTGTATCTGGCCGAGTTGGCCAAACGCCGGGATCAGCGCCGGGCGTGGGCGTCCACCGTGCACGCCGTCAAAGGTGTGGCGCTGTCGGTCGGGGTGGAGTTCACCGGGGCACTGCTGGCCACCATCGCCTGGGCCGTCGCGGTGCTTGCCTGGTGA
- a CDS encoding tyrosine-protein phosphatase codes for MELSGAWNFRDVAEQTGIRPGLLYRSSELSRLDDSGRATLSALGIADIVDLRSHREVERRGGGLLPAGVAVHLLPFHFDDDSEQDAPHESTFQRVMSESPADEDVAESAKRYMAEVYEEFPALPGAQTAVRQVIAMLADHKPVLAHCFAGKDRTGFTVATVLEAVGIDRAAILTDFLRSNDAIAPLREQILESVRARSDSSEVITFAEARLTDEVLGVREEYLDAAWRVRDEKYGSLGGFLDVAEVTPDQLDRLRAALHQ; via the coding sequence GTGGAACTGTCGGGTGCCTGGAACTTCCGTGACGTCGCCGAGCAGACCGGGATCCGTCCCGGCCTGCTGTACCGCTCCAGCGAATTGAGCCGGCTCGACGACAGCGGTCGTGCCACCCTGTCCGCGCTCGGCATCGCCGATATCGTCGATCTGCGCTCGCACCGTGAGGTGGAGCGCCGCGGCGGGGGCCTGCTGCCCGCCGGCGTGGCCGTGCATCTGCTGCCGTTCCACTTCGACGACGACAGCGAGCAGGACGCACCGCACGAATCGACCTTTCAGCGGGTGATGTCCGAGTCGCCCGCAGACGAGGACGTCGCCGAGTCGGCCAAGCGCTACATGGCCGAGGTCTACGAGGAGTTCCCCGCCCTACCGGGTGCCCAGACCGCGGTGCGGCAGGTCATCGCGATGCTGGCCGACCACAAGCCCGTGCTGGCGCACTGCTTCGCCGGCAAGGACCGCACCGGATTCACCGTGGCGACCGTGCTGGAGGCCGTCGGCATCGACCGCGCGGCCATCCTGACCGACTTCCTGCGCAGCAATGACGCGATCGCCCCGTTGCGCGAGCAGATCCTGGAATCGGTGCGCGCCCGATCGGACTCCTCCGAGGTGATCACCTTCGCCGAGGCCCGGCTGACCGACGAAGTGCTCGGGGTGCGCGAGGAGTACCTGGACGCGGCGTGGCGGGTGCGCGACGAGAAGTACGGCTCACTCGGCGGTTTCCTGGACGTCGCGGAAGTGACTCCCGACCAACTCGACCGACTGCGCGCCGCCCTGCATCAGTGA
- a CDS encoding acyl-CoA dehydrogenase family protein, with translation MDFAMSAKAADYHKRLSDFMVENVFPAEASYHAYRDQMGPKDHTVPPVVEELKVKAKAAGLWNLFLPAESGLTNLEYSPLAELSGWSMEIAPEVLNCAAPDTGNMETLHLFANEAQRTQWLEPLLNGEIRSAFAMTEPAVASSDARNIETTMLRDGSDYVINGRKWWITGASDPRCKLLIVMGRTNPDAASHAQQSMILVPIDTPGVTVLRSLPVFGWQDQHGHCEIVFDNVRVPVENLLHEEGSGFAIAQARLGPGRIHHCMRALGAAERALALMIDRVQTRIAFGKPLAEQGVVREQIAKSRNEIDQARLLCEKAAWTIDQQGNKAAHVLVSQIKSVAPQVACNVLDRAIQVHGGAGVSDDFPLARLYAWHRAMRLFDGPDEVHIRTIARAELGREKSAFAAAVTK, from the coding sequence ATGGACTTCGCGATGTCTGCCAAGGCGGCTGATTACCACAAGCGGCTCTCCGACTTCATGGTCGAGAACGTGTTCCCGGCCGAGGCGTCGTATCACGCCTATCGCGACCAGATGGGTCCCAAGGACCACACGGTGCCGCCGGTGGTCGAGGAACTCAAGGTCAAGGCCAAGGCGGCCGGGCTGTGGAACCTGTTTCTGCCCGCCGAGTCCGGACTGACCAACCTGGAGTACTCCCCGCTGGCCGAGCTGAGCGGCTGGAGCATGGAGATCGCCCCCGAGGTGCTCAACTGTGCCGCCCCGGACACCGGGAACATGGAGACCCTGCACCTGTTCGCCAACGAGGCGCAGCGCACGCAGTGGCTGGAACCCCTGCTCAACGGTGAGATCCGGTCGGCATTCGCGATGACCGAGCCCGCGGTGGCCTCCAGCGATGCCCGCAATATCGAGACCACCATGCTGCGCGACGGCTCGGACTACGTCATCAACGGTCGCAAGTGGTGGATCACCGGGGCGTCCGATCCGCGCTGCAAGCTGCTCATCGTCATGGGCCGCACCAACCCCGACGCCGCCAGCCACGCGCAGCAGTCGATGATCCTGGTGCCCATAGATACACCTGGGGTCACCGTCCTTCGGTCGTTGCCGGTGTTCGGCTGGCAGGACCAGCACGGGCACTGCGAGATCGTGTTCGACAACGTGCGCGTGCCGGTGGAGAACCTGCTGCACGAGGAAGGCAGCGGGTTCGCGATCGCCCAGGCCCGGCTGGGGCCGGGCCGGATCCATCACTGCATGCGCGCCCTGGGTGCGGCCGAGCGGGCGTTGGCGTTGATGATCGACCGGGTGCAGACCCGCATCGCCTTCGGTAAACCGCTGGCCGAACAGGGCGTGGTGCGCGAGCAGATCGCCAAGTCGCGCAATGAGATCGATCAAGCCCGGCTGCTGTGCGAGAAGGCCGCCTGGACCATCGACCAGCAGGGCAACAAGGCCGCGCACGTGCTGGTCTCCCAGATCAAGTCCGTGGCCCCGCAGGTCGCGTGCAATGTGCTCGACCGCGCCATCCAGGTACACGGCGGCGCCGGGGTGTCCGATGACTTCCCGCTGGCCCGCCTGTACGCCTGGCACCGCGCCATGCGCCTCTTCGACGGTCCCGACGAGGTGCACATCCGCACCATCGCCCGTGCCGAACTCGGCCGGGAGAAATCGGCGTTTGCGGCGGCTGTGACAAAGTAG
- a CDS encoding MFS transporter, with protein MTSATTTATWRGHARGSAEYRRLLAALFCAGVATFAQLYSPQAVLPLIAADLGTGAAHAALTVSAATVGLALGVIPWSVLADRIGRVQAMTISVAAATVLGLLVPFAPTAGLLLGGRLLEGLMLGGVPAVAIAYLTEEIASGHAARAAGTYVAGTTIGGLAGRLVTGPVAQYVGWRAGVLTVAVLCGLAATAFVKLAPRARGFIPSRSRDLGHKLLANLRSPRQLVLFGQGFLLMGGFVAMYNFLGFRLMAAPFHLPQTLVSLMFLAYLAGTWASARAGVEAGRHGRRTVLLASTATMIAGTAITLSDNIFAVLAGLLLATAGFFGAHSIASGWVGTAAAEGKAQASSLYNLCYYAGSSVVGWFGGVAFDTAGWPAVAGTVIGLAVLSGLLAAVTLRTAEHPRR; from the coding sequence GTGACTTCTGCGACGACCACGGCGACCTGGCGGGGACATGCACGTGGGTCGGCCGAGTACCGCAGGCTGCTGGCCGCGTTGTTCTGCGCGGGCGTCGCCACCTTTGCACAGCTGTATTCGCCGCAGGCCGTGCTGCCGCTGATCGCCGCCGATCTGGGCACCGGTGCCGCGCACGCCGCGCTGACCGTCTCGGCCGCCACCGTCGGCCTGGCGCTCGGCGTGATCCCGTGGTCGGTGCTTGCCGACCGGATCGGCCGGGTTCAGGCGATGACGATTTCCGTCGCCGCGGCAACGGTTCTCGGGCTGCTGGTTCCATTCGCACCGACCGCCGGCCTGCTGCTCGGCGGCCGACTGCTCGAAGGACTGATGCTCGGCGGTGTCCCCGCCGTCGCCATCGCCTACCTGACCGAGGAGATCGCATCCGGTCACGCCGCCCGCGCGGCGGGCACCTACGTGGCGGGTACGACGATCGGGGGCCTGGCCGGCCGGCTGGTCACCGGACCGGTCGCGCAGTACGTCGGCTGGCGCGCCGGCGTACTCACGGTGGCGGTGCTATGCGGCTTGGCGGCAACGGCATTCGTCAAACTTGCGCCGCGCGCACGCGGCTTCATCCCGTCGCGCAGCCGCGATCTGGGCCACAAACTGCTGGCCAATCTGCGCTCACCCCGGCAGCTGGTGCTGTTCGGCCAGGGTTTCCTGCTGATGGGCGGGTTCGTCGCGATGTACAACTTCCTGGGCTTCCGACTGATGGCGGCGCCGTTCCACCTGCCGCAGACGTTGGTCAGTCTGATGTTCCTGGCCTATCTGGCCGGGACCTGGGCTTCGGCACGTGCCGGCGTCGAAGCAGGCCGGCACGGCCGCCGCACCGTACTGCTCGCCTCTACCGCGACGATGATCGCCGGCACCGCGATCACGCTCAGCGACAACATCTTTGCGGTGCTGGCCGGGCTGCTTCTGGCCACGGCCGGATTCTTCGGCGCCCACTCGATCGCCTCGGGCTGGGTGGGGACCGCGGCCGCGGAGGGCAAGGCGCAGGCCTCCTCGCTGTACAACCTCTGCTACTACGCCGGCTCCAGCGTGGTCGGCTGGTTCGGCGGGGTGGCCTTCGACACCGCCGGCTGGCCGGCCGTGGCCGGGACCGTCATCGGGCTGGCGGTCCTGTCCGGTCTACTCGCCGCCGTGACGCTCAGAACAGCGGAACATCCTCGCCGGTGA
- a CDS encoding LysR family transcriptional regulator → MDSDELQWFVVLAETEHVTDAAAELGISQPTLSRALARLEAQVGAPLFDRVNRRLALNAYGRILLEHARRSIAEMRSATERIAALRDPETGLVRLAFLHSQAGGFVPELLRRFRAEAPRVRFELFQGAAHEIVERLADGQADLAVTSPRPPGFPWRGLYVERLCLAVPREHPFARRTRIRLADAGAEPFVGLAPGFGLRQLTDELCEEAGIDPPVVFEAMEIPTMEGLVAAGFGVAVVPVPRPQRAEPGAAYVPLTEASAKRQIGLTWNGSREVPPAAARLIDFVIQNRHELT, encoded by the coding sequence ATGGATTCCGACGAGCTGCAGTGGTTCGTCGTGCTCGCCGAAACCGAACACGTCACCGACGCGGCGGCCGAGCTCGGCATCAGCCAGCCGACGCTGTCGCGAGCGCTGGCCCGGCTGGAGGCCCAGGTGGGTGCGCCGTTGTTCGACCGGGTCAACCGCAGATTGGCGCTCAACGCCTACGGCCGGATCCTGCTCGAGCATGCCCGCCGCAGCATCGCCGAAATGCGTTCGGCCACCGAACGTATCGCCGCGCTGCGAGACCCGGAGACCGGCCTGGTGCGGCTGGCGTTCCTGCATTCGCAAGCCGGTGGGTTCGTTCCGGAACTGTTGCGGCGGTTCCGGGCCGAGGCACCCCGGGTGCGATTCGAGCTGTTCCAGGGTGCCGCCCACGAGATCGTCGAACGGCTCGCGGACGGACAGGCCGATCTCGCGGTCACCTCTCCGCGGCCGCCGGGCTTCCCGTGGCGCGGCCTCTACGTGGAGCGGCTGTGTCTGGCGGTACCTCGCGAGCACCCCTTCGCCCGACGGACCCGCATCCGGCTCGCCGACGCGGGCGCCGAGCCATTCGTCGGGCTGGCACCGGGATTCGGGCTGCGCCAGCTGACCGACGAACTGTGCGAGGAGGCCGGGATCGACCCGCCGGTGGTCTTCGAGGCCATGGAGATCCCGACGATGGAAGGGCTGGTGGCGGCGGGATTCGGGGTGGCGGTCGTCCCGGTGCCCAGACCGCAGCGCGCCGAACCCGGTGCGGCCTATGTTCCGCTCACCGAGGCGTCCGCCAAACGGCAGATCGGGCTGACCTGGAACGGCTCCCGGGAGGTGCCGCCCGCGGCGGCGCGGCTGATCGATTTCGTCATACAGAATCGTCATGAACTAACCTAA
- a CDS encoding response regulator: MQDSAQKVRVVVGDDHPMFRDGVVRALVASGSIEVVAEADDGVAALEAIRTHTPAVALLDYRMPGMDGSEVAAAVTRDQLPTRVLLISAHDESAIVYKALQDGAAGFLSKESTRGELVSAVLDCARGRDVIAPALAASLAGEIRRRHEPDAPTLSAREREVLGMIASGLSIPAMAKELYLAPSTVKTHVQRLYEKLGVGDRAAAVAEAMRRKLLD, from the coding sequence ATGCAGGACTCGGCACAGAAGGTGCGTGTGGTGGTCGGTGATGACCACCCGATGTTTCGCGACGGGGTGGTCCGGGCACTGGTGGCCAGCGGATCCATCGAGGTGGTCGCGGAGGCCGATGACGGAGTGGCCGCACTGGAGGCCATCCGCACCCACACACCTGCGGTGGCGCTGCTGGATTACCGGATGCCGGGAATGGACGGCTCCGAGGTGGCGGCCGCGGTGACCCGCGACCAGCTGCCCACCCGGGTGCTGCTGATCTCGGCCCACGACGAATCGGCCATCGTCTACAAGGCGTTGCAGGACGGCGCGGCCGGCTTCCTGTCCAAGGAGTCGACCCGCGGCGAGTTGGTCAGCGCCGTGCTGGACTGTGCGCGGGGACGCGATGTGATCGCCCCTGCGCTGGCCGCGTCGCTGGCCGGGGAGATCCGGCGCCGCCACGAGCCCGATGCGCCGACGCTGTCCGCCCGCGAGCGGGAGGTGCTCGGCATGATCGCCAGTGGGCTGAGCATCCCGGCGATGGCCAAGGAGCTGTATCTGGCGCCGTCCACGGTCAAGACCCACGTGCAACGGCTCTACGAGAAGCTCGGCGTCGGCGACCGGGCGGCCGCGGTGGCGGAGGCGATGCGGCGCAAGCTGCTCGACTGA
- a CDS encoding sensor histidine kinase — MARIVDFFAAEPVRVSAVLRLPLIALIAVLVWIWEVDHWLPGLYAVVLGTYAIAAVVWVLVALRGPLPRWADWASTGVDVLVIVVLCLVSGGATAALLPVFFLLPISVAFQDRPWLTGIIGTLTAAAYLSVWIVYSKRDDRIGLPNMVYTHFGFLMWLAVATTALCLVLSRRSARVKALLEVRRQLVSEAMAADERRHREVAENLHDGPLQNLLAARMELDEIRERLPDPALDAVHSALQQTAALLRSVVTELHPQVLAQLGVTAGVRELARQFESRGQGEVIADLEEVGKPESETLIYRAARELLANVGKHAHATVVTIRLARVGDRVVLTVADDGVGFDPSLVADRVAAGHIGLGSLLVRVDAMGGDMDVDSAPGRGTTVTVTSPPEPAFVRP; from the coding sequence GTGGCGCGCATCGTCGACTTCTTCGCGGCCGAACCGGTCCGGGTCTCCGCGGTGCTGCGATTACCGCTGATCGCGTTGATCGCGGTGCTGGTGTGGATCTGGGAGGTCGACCACTGGCTGCCCGGTCTCTATGCGGTGGTGCTGGGCACGTACGCGATCGCCGCCGTGGTGTGGGTGCTGGTGGCGTTGCGGGGTCCGCTGCCGCGCTGGGCGGACTGGGCGTCCACGGGAGTCGACGTCCTCGTCATCGTGGTGCTGTGCCTGGTGTCCGGAGGTGCCACCGCGGCGCTGCTGCCGGTGTTCTTCCTGCTGCCCATCTCGGTGGCGTTCCAAGACCGGCCGTGGCTGACCGGCATCATCGGAACGCTCACGGCCGCAGCGTATTTGTCGGTGTGGATCGTCTACTCCAAGCGCGATGACCGTATCGGCCTGCCCAATATGGTGTACACCCACTTCGGCTTCCTGATGTGGCTGGCGGTCGCGACCACCGCGTTGTGCCTTGTGCTGTCGCGTCGTTCGGCTCGGGTCAAGGCGCTGCTGGAGGTGCGCCGGCAACTGGTGTCGGAGGCGATGGCTGCCGACGAGCGGCGTCACCGCGAGGTGGCCGAGAACCTGCACGACGGCCCGTTGCAGAACCTGCTGGCCGCCCGGATGGAGCTCGACGAGATCCGCGAACGGCTGCCCGATCCCGCGCTGGACGCGGTGCACTCGGCGCTGCAGCAGACTGCGGCCCTGTTGCGCTCCGTCGTCACCGAACTGCACCCGCAGGTGCTCGCGCAGCTCGGTGTGACGGCCGGGGTTCGGGAGTTGGCGCGGCAGTTCGAATCTCGTGGGCAAGGCGAGGTGATCGCCGATCTGGAGGAGGTCGGCAAGCCGGAATCGGAGACGCTGATCTACCGGGCCGCCCGGGAACTGCTGGCCAATGTCGGCAAGCACGCGCACGCCACGGTGGTGACGATCAGGCTGGCGCGCGTCGGCGACCGGGTGGTGCTGACGGTTGCCGACGACGGCGTCGGTTTCGATCCGTCCCTGGTCGCCGACCGGGTGGCCGCCGGCCATATCGGCCTGGGATCGCTGCTCGTTCGGGTCGATGCGATGGGTGGGGACATGGATGTGGACTCGGCGCCGGGGCGCGGGACGACGGTCACGGTGACCTCCCCGCCGGAACCCGCCTTCGTCAGGCCGTGA